From the Actinopolymorpha singaporensis genome, the window GCCGAAGGTGGCGGTGCGAGAGATCTCGGCCGCAAGGACAGACGAGAACGACGTCGTGGGCACGATCATCGCGCTACGCCTGGGGTTGGCACTGGCCGGCATCGTGGTGACCCAGGCGGTACTCCTGGTGATGCGGCAACCGCCGGGCACGTTGGCGGCGGCCGCCGTGGCCTCACTGGTCTTCCTGTCCGAGGCGGTGCTCGCCGCGGTCGTCGTGTGTTTCCAGGTCCGGCTCGTGCAGCAGTTGGAGGCGTTCGTCCGCACCGGCGCCGAGGTGCTGGAGACCGCCGCGATTCTGGCTCTGGTGGCGGTGAACGCCGGCGTGGCGTGGTTGTGCCTGCCGCCGGCGGTGGGCTCGGCGCTGGGTGCCGTGGTGGCGTACGGACTGGCGCGTGGGTACGGGCTGCAGGCCCGGTTCTCCCGCGGGCTCGTTCGGATGCTGATGCGCGAGTCGCTGCCGATCGCCCCGGCGCTCCTGCTGGCCGTGCTCTACCGGAAACTGGACAGCCTCACCTTGGCGGTGATGCGGCCCTCGCGGGAAGTCGGTCTCTACGGGTCGGCTGCCCAACCGGTCGAGTACTACTTCCTCACCACCGCGTTGTTCATCAACGTGATGTTCCCGCTGCTGTCTCGGGCGTACGGACAACAGGAGCGCGCACGGTTCCTGGACCTGTACCGCAGGGGCGGCGAGGCACTGCTGGCAGTCACCGCGATCGTGCCCGTGGTGCTGGTCTTCGCCGCCGGCCCGATGGTCCGTCAGGTGTACGGATCGGGATACGCCCGAGCCGCCGTGCCGCTGGTGTTGCTGTCGGTCGCCATGGTGTTCCTCGTGCTCGCCGTGTGGCAGTCGCTTGCCCTGCTGGTCGGCGGCTGTCAGCGGATCACCCTGCACTACAACGCGCTGGCGTTGGTGGTGGCGCCGGTGCTGTGCGTGGGACTGATCAGCCGGTTCGGACTCGTCGGGGCCGGCAGCGCCGCCGTGGGGATCGCCGTTTTCGTGACGGCGGCCTCCGCCTACTGCGTACGGCGCCACCTCGGCATCGGGCTGGAGGTGCGTGGACTGTCGCGTGTGCTGACGGCCGCGGCGGTAGCCCTGCTGATCTCCGGATCGGTGACCTGGCTGCACGTGAGCGGGGGGATGTTCGCCCCCTGGCCGCTGGTGATGATCCTCGCGTTGGTCACCTACGTGGCTGCGCTGTTCGTGTTGCGGGTACCACACGCGTTGCGAGAGGTGTTGGCATGAGTGACCCCCTGGCCGCCGACGAAGCCGCCACCGACGGAGGCGCCGACGGGGTGGGTGCGTCGCGTGGCACGACCGTGTCGGTGATCCTGCCGACGTACAACCGCTGTGACGTGGTGGAGACCACGCTGCGGCACTTCATCGCACAGGACTATCCGGCCGAGCAGATGGAGGTGCTGGTCGCGGACAACTCCACTGACGGCACTCCGGACATGGTGCGCCGGCTGGCTGCCAATTCGCCCTTGACGATCCGGCTGGTCAGCAGCGAGGAACGGTTGCCTGCGGTCAAACGCAACCAGGCCTTGCGTCAGGCGTCCGGCGACCTCGTCCTGTGGATGAACGACGACGTGTGGGTCCGCCCGGACATGGTCCGGCGCCATGTGGAGATGCACGCCCGCCACGACGCGCCGATTGCCGTGCTGGGACACGTCGAACAGTCCCCGCAGATGCCGCCCAACCCGTTCACCGACTGGTACCGGCCCTTCTCCTACTGGGAGATCGCCGACCGCGCCGGGAAGACGGTGTCCTACCGCTACCACTGGTCGATGAACCTCAGCCTGCCTCGCCGGGTGATGCTCCAGCGGAACCTCGTGTTCCACGAGGACTGGGCGAACATCGGCCACGAGGACATCGAGCTCGGCTACCGCTGGACCCGGGCCGGTTACGAGATCGTCTACGAACCCAGGGCCTGGGGGGAGCACTACCACCCGCACGACCTGCTGAGCGCCTGCCGGCTGCAGGAGAGCGTCGGCCGCGGGCTGCGCGACCTGGAGGTGCTCATCCCGGAACCGGACCTGCTCGAACGGTACGGCGTGTTCTCGCGCAACGCCTCGCCGCGCGGCATGCTGCGGATGGGCGTACGCAACGCGTTGTTCAACCGGCTCACCGTGCCGCCGCTGCGGGCCTGGCTGGCCGGGTTGCAGGAACGCAACGCCCTCGCGGAGTGGCTGTACTGGAAAGTGCTCCTCTTCCACACCGAGCGCGGCTACCACACCTCGCTGCCGCGCCGGCCCGCGGTGGTTCCGACCTGGCCGGCGGCCGGGCCGACACCCGTTGGAACGCCGGGATGAGCCTGGCCCTGCCGCCGCGGTCGGCCGGACCGCCGAAAATGCGCGTCCGGTCTTCCGGTGGGCCACCGCCGCCGCACGGTGGTCGACGCGGTCACGAGGGCCTGCTCGTGGTCGCCTGCGGGCTGGTGGCGGGTCTGGGGGCGCTGGCGCTGGCACCACTGGGCATGACCGCGGTGTACGTGTTGGCCGGGGGGATCACCCTTGGCGTGGTCGCCTACGGCCTGCGCGCGGACCTTGTCCCGCCGCTGCGGGAGGCCGTGGACCGGGTCCAACCACGGCGGTGGCGTGCCAGGGCCGCGGACGTGCCGCGATGGTTGCGCGTGTCGGGTTCGGTCGCCGTCGCGGTGGTTTGCGCGGGACTGGCGTACGTCATGGCCTCCTTCGGCTCGAAGGGGGTGATCGGGCTCGCCGGCGGCTGCGTGCTCGCCGCGGCGGTATGGCTGCTCTGGCCACTGATCCGTGACCTGCTCACCGCCGAGCCGTCGGACGTTCCGGCGCGAGCGGCCTCGCGTCGGCGTACGACCGTGGTCGAGCGACGGCCGTCGAGAGTGGTGTCGGCGATCGGTGTCGGCGCGATCGTGGTCGGCATCGCGATGCTCTCGTTCGTGCTCGGAACTCTGGGAAAGAAGGGCATCCTGGCCCTGGCGGGTGCCATCGTCGTGGGTGCCCTGATGGTCTACGTGCGGGACCGGTCGGTGTTCTTCACCTTCGCCGCCACCTGCTCCCTGGCCGTCATGCTGCACAAGTCGTTCAGCACCCAGGACCTGGAACTGTCCGGTGGGGCGATCTCGGTCTACGTGACGACCTTCGACGCCATGCTGCTCGTCCTCTACGGCCTGTGGGCGTGGGAGGGCAGGCTGGTCGCCGACGTGAAGGAGGCGATCCGGCGGCCGATCATCTGGCTGCCACCTGCGTGCGCACTTCTCCTGCTGCCAAGTCTGCTGGTCGCCCCCAGCGTGGAGCACAGCGCCGCGGAGCTGTTCCGGATGACGTGGATGTACCTCCTCTACTTCTACCTGGCAGTGCGAGTCCGGACCCGGCGCCACGTGTGGGCGGTCCTCGGCGGGCTGGCCGTGTTCGTGATGCTCGAGCTGGTCGTGGTCGTACTGCAGTGGAAGACCGGGGGAGTGCTCGGGCTGTCGTTCCTCGGCGTACCCACCCACCTCACCCAGCGCGTCACCGACCAGGGAGATCTCGGCAGACCTTTCGGCACGATCATCCACCCGGTCTTCATGGGTGCGGTGATGGGTTCGCTGGCACTGGTCGCCCAGGGGCTCGCGATCGAGCTGAAGAGGTCGCTGGCCAAGATCGCCGCCTGCGTCCTGATCCTGTGCTGCTTCTTCCCGCTCTACCTGGCGCACACCCGGGCGTCGCTGGTCGCCGCCCTGGCCGCCGCGCTGGCGATGCTGGTCGCGGGTGTCGCGCGGGGCCGGGTCGGGTGGCGGGCGGTCGGCCGGCTCTGCCTCGCGGCGATCGTCGGAATGGTCGCGTTCTTTCCCGAGCTGGCGACGAAGTACTCGGAGAACTTCGGCACTTCGCACTTCTACCTGGAGTTGAGGTCCCGGTTCCAGCTGAACGACATCGCGCTGGCGATGATCCACGACCACTGGGAGCTCGGTGTCGGGCTGAACAACTTCGAGCTGGTGATGCCGAAGTACGAGCCGTACCGGGTGATCTTCTTCAACAATCCGGTGCACAACCTGTACCTGCTCTACCTGGCCGAGTGCGGGTTTCTCGGTCTGGTGGCCATCTCGGTGCTCGGGGTGGCCCTGATGGCGGCCGCGATCCGGCTGGCCCGCTCCGCCGACCGGCTGGCCGCAGGGGTGGGGCTCGGCGTCGCCGGCGCGATGGGTTTCCTGATGGTCGAGGAGCTGCTCGGCTTCTCCCTACGACAGGACACGCCCTTGGCGGTGTACTGGCTGCTCGCCGGCCTGGTGGTCGCCTGTCTGCGGATCGCGCCGCCGGCGCCGCGGGGGCGGCGGCCGGGGCCGGCCAGCGTGAGCCACGCCGCACCGGCCGGCGGTAGGCACCTTTCGCCGCCGCGCGGCGAAGCAACGGCGAACGCCGCGAGAAAGTTCTGGCCGGGCATCCTGCGCGGGAGCGGACCGGCTCCTGTGATGCGTTGGTCGTGGCGGATGAACCGGATCGCGAGAGCATGCCGGCGGGGGCCGAATGCTCGTGCGGTACGCGAACGGCTGGCCTCGCTGCGAGCCGCGCGGCGGCGGCCGGCCTTCGCCCGGAGGATGGCCACGCTCGGGCTGGTCCCGGTCATCGGGTTCGGAGGCCTTGTGACGGCCGGCCCGCTGATGGCTGCGGGCGACACCGGCTCCGCTGTCCGTCTGGTGTTCGGGGCTCAGATCCGCGCCACCGGTGAGGACGCGATCTTCACCGCCAACGCGGACGGGTCCGGTGTGAGGAGGATCAGCCCGGCCGACGGGCGTACCTACAGCTGGCCCCGCTGGGCGTTCGGTGGAACGAAGATCGTCTACACCGCGCGCCGCGGCGGCCGGGGATCGGCCGAACGCATCGAGCTGATGAACCCGGACGGCTCCGGCCGCCGGCTGATCCAGTCGTTCGAGTACGCGGTGGGCCAGCCCGCCGTCGACAACACCGGCACGTACCTCACGTTCGTCGCGGTCACCCCGTGGTTCCCCAACTACGGGATCTTCCGAATGGACCTGCGTACGGGCCTGAGCCGCAACCTCAGTGGGGTGACCCGACCGCTGGGTTCCGGCGACTCCGATCCAGCGCTCGTCCCCGGCGGCAAGCAGATCGCCTTCGTCGCCGCCGGCCCGCGGAACGCTTCGATCACGACGATCAACGTGGACGGTACCCATCGGGTGCCGCTCACCACCCATGGCGACCACTTCGACACCGACCCGGACGTCTCACCTGACGGCAACCGAATCGTCACCGCCTCCTACCGTGGCCCGGCCACTCCGCAGGACGAGCAGAAGCTCAAGGGCAAGACGCAGGACTTCCGGATCGTGACCTTCAACCGCTGGACGGGGGGTGCGGAACGAGTGCTCACGGCCGGACGCAACTGCGTACTGCGTTCGCCTGCCACGCCGTGCGCCATACCGGAGATGTCGGGCTACACCCCGCGCTACTCTCCGGACGGCTCCAAGGTCGCGTTCACCGGCGCCCTGGACCGAACCACGACCTGCATCTGTGCGCTGAGGACGAACGGAAGCCAACCGCACGTCATCGTGAGCTCGACCACGTTGGCGATCAACTGGTTCGACTGGAGGCGTCCGTCGCCCCGTCCGCCGAGCAGTGCGGTCATAGGCAGCCACCAGGTGAACTCCCGGGTCCTTCTCACAACTCTGACGTCCAAAGGACGACAGGAAATCGTCGACGCGTCGGCCGATCTGATGCATCGGACCACCCTCGCGTTGCCGAAGCACCTGCGTCCCATCCAGGCCAGGTGGACCCCTGACCGCAGGCAGATCGTGTTCGTCGCCGACGTCCCGGTGCCGAAGGCCCAAGGAGCGCCGCATCCGGCACCACCGCCGGGAGAACACCGCCGCGAACACGTCACACTGGACGACTCCAGCCCGCTGGCGACCGCGCTGCGCGCCGGCACGCCAAGCCCACAGAGCAGACTCGCCGCCAGGCATCAGGTCTTCCTGCGCAGGGCGGACGGCACCCTGAAGCGGCTCACCGACCCCTGGACGGAGGACTGGCGGGATGGCGTCCGCCTCGGTGACGCACGCGGGAACGCCGACCCGGTTGTCACCCCGGACGGCCGGGCGGTGATCGTCACCAACACCTCAACGCTCACCGGTGAGTCATTCCTGTTGCGGATCGACCTGCGCACCGGAGCGGTGCTGAACCTCACCAACGGCACCTCCGGGGCGATGGCTGTCAACGACTCCTTGCCCGCGGTCTCCGCCGACGGGGGCCGGGTCGCGTTCTCGTGGCTGCGAGACGGACGGCGTGACCTCTACCTGATGGACGCGGCGACCGGATACGACGTTCGGGGCGTCACGGCGGACGGCCTGCCGGGTAGATCTCCGGCGTGGCTGCCGGACAGGAGCGGGATCGTCTACGTCGGACAGCGCGACGGTCACGACGTCATCCTCCGGGTCGATGTCGGTGGTCTGGAAGGGCAGCCCGCACCCCACGCACTGAGCTCCCGCGCGCAGGCCCCGGCGGCGAACCCCGTGGTGCGGGCGAGCGGTGGCGGTGTGCTGTTCGTCGGTCGCGCATTGACGACGCGAAGCGTCTACGTCGCCGATCCCCACGGCGCGAAGAAGCCCTGGCTGTTGCAGCCGGACCCGCAGAACAACGTTCTCTTCCTCGATTGGCGGTGAGTGGTGCGCGAACAGGTGACCGGTACCAGGCCGGACCTCACGACAGTGGTCGTCAACTGGAACACCCGCGACCTGCTGGACGACTGCTTGCGCAGCGTCTACGAAGCGACCCCTCACGGCCTCACGAACCACGTGGTGGTGGTCGACAACGGCTCGACGGACGGCTCGGCGGAGCACCTGCGCAGTCACTGGCCGCAGGTCGACCTGGTCGCGAACGACGAGAACGTAGGGTTCTGCCGGGCGAACAACCAGGCGTTGCGGATCACGGAGTCGCCGTACGTCCTGCTGATCAACACCGACGCCCGGCTCGAACCAGGCGGGATCGACGGCATGCTCGGCTACCTGCGCGACGATCCCACGTGTGCCGTCGTCGGTCCGCGGCTCGTCTACGGGGACGGAACCTTCCAGCGGTGGACGGCAGGACAACCGTTCACCCTGCGTACGTTGGCCAACTACCTTCTCGGGCTGGAGCGGTTGCTTCCCGGCCGGCCGGGTGCCGCCGGCATCTATCTCGGGCGGGACACCGACCGTGCCTTCCAGCCGGGCTGGGTGTCCAGCGCGGTGATGATGCTCCGGCGTTCGGCCATCGAGCAGATCGGGCTGCTGGACGAGCGGATCTTCGTCTACATGGATGACGTCGACCTGTGCCAGCGCGCCCGAGACGCCGGCTGGAACGTGTGGTACGCGGCCGACGTCACCGCGACCCACTTCATGGGCGCCTCATCGCGGCGAGCCCCGGGTCGCGCCTCGCCCGAGGCGCTGCGGGCCCTGAACCGGTGGTTCGTACGCCGGCACGGTCACGCCGCCGGTGTGGTCCTTCGCGGCCTTGAGGTCGCCGGCTTCGGCGGACGAGCCCTGGCCTACGTCGGGTTGGCGGTGGTCACCCGGTCCCCGGGGCGTTCGTCGGCCCTTTCACAGATGCGCGTACACGCAACCCGCCTCCGACTCGCCCTGGAGCCGATCGATGTCCGGAACTGACCAAGCCCACCGTGGCGACGCCCACGGCCACACCATCTCTGACCACGGTCGAAGGATCGACGGCCATGGCCTGATGATCGAGGACCGGCACGACCACGAGGCCGAGACGTACGACGCGATGGCCAGGGAACTGCTGGCGACCTGGACCGACGACGACTACCGGGTCGACCCGGCACGAATCCCCTTTCCCAACCGCGAACACGTCGACTACCTCACCGCTGCCGTCGACCAGCTTCGCCCGTTGGCCGGAAAGCGGATTCTCGAGGTGGGCGCCGGTGGAGGTTCGCTGGCGGTCTGGCTCGCGCAGCAGGGAGCCGAGGTCGTCGGCATCGACGTGTCGGCGGGCATTCTCGAGGTGGCGAGGAAGCGGGCGAAGGTCAACGACGTGGCGGGCTCGACCACCTTCGTGCACTGCCCGGTCGAGCGGTTCGACCCGCGTGCGGCCGGACTGGACCACGATCGGTACGACGCGATCATCGGCAACAACGTGGTCCACCATTTCGACCGGCATGCGGCGATGGCCAGCCTGTGCCGTCTCCTCGCACCCGGTGCCGTCGCGGTCTTCTGCGAGCCGGTGTTGTTCGCGCCCGAGTGGGTGCGATCGGTCCGTAACTCCCGCCTGGTGACCCGGCGGTTCCCACCGCACACCCACACACCCGACGAGCGATCCCTTGGCGAGGAGGACTTCGCGATCATGCGCCGCTGGTTCCGCCATGTGCAGTGGCAGCCGTTCCAGCTGCTGGCCAGGCTGCAGAACTTCGTGGAGTTGTCCGACCGCACCTGGAACGCCCTTGAGTCCATGGACCGCACGATTCTGCGCTGTGTTCCGTTCAGCCGACGGGCCTGCCGGATGGTCGTGGTGACCCTGGCCCTTCCGCGAGAGGAAATCCGATGAAGATGCTGGCAACCGGGAGCGCGGGGATGCTCGGCAGTGCCCTCGTCCCCACGCTCGTCCGCGCGGGCCACGACGTGGTGGCGACCGACATTGACCTGACCGACACTCACCCGTGGGGAAGCGCCGGCCCTCGCCTGCTCTGGCTGGACGTCCGCGACCGGCTGGCGGTGCGGAACGCTGTCCGCGAGCACCGACCCGACCTGCTGTTGCACCTGGCGGCGGAGACGTCGCTGGAGCTGAGCGACGCCAACCCCGACCACGCCTTCATGACCAACACCGTGGCAACGAAGTACGTCGCGCTGGAAGCTCGCCGGGCCGGCATCCCGATGACGTACATCAGCACGGCCGGTGTGTTCGACGGGGAGAAGCTCACCCCCTACACCGAATTCGACCAGCCCAACCCGCTGAACATCTACGGCAAGAGCAAGTACGAGGGCGAGCTCGTGGTACGCGAACTGCTCGACGAGTACTACGTGATCCGAGCCGGCTGGATGGTCGGAGGAGGTCCTCGCAAGGACCACAAGTTCGTGGCGCGCATCATCAACCAACTCCGCGACGGCGCCACCCGCGTCTACGCGGTGACGGACAAGCTCGGCACGCCGACCTACGCGCCGGATTTCGCCGAGTGCTTCCTCGGCCTGGTCGGGTCGGAGCTGTACGGCCTGTACCACATGGCCTGCGGTGGTGAGGGCAGCCGCTACGACGTGGTGGCTCGGATGCTGGAGGTCCTGGGCCGTGACGACGTGGAACTGGTCCCGGTCACCTCTGAGCACTTCGCCGCGGAGTTCCCGTCGGTACGCCCGCGCTCGGAGATCATGCGCAACCTGGTACTCGACCTGCAGGGCATGAACACGATGCGGCCCTGGCCGGAGGCACTCGAGGAGTACCTCACCGTCAACTTCGCCGACCTCGTAGCGGCTGTTCGAATCGCCTGACCGAGCCGCCGTCTTCGAGCCGAAGTCCCAACTTCCCGGGAGTCCCACCATGAGCACCCTTGCCGTCCCCGACCCGGCCGACCAACGTCGGCCCGGCACCGACTCCCGTTCGGTGGCCGTCGTCATCCCGATCCCGAGCGACCCGCCGTGGGAGCTCTTCGACGCGATCCCGCCGGAGATTCCGATCATCGTCAGCGACGACAGCGACGGCCGGCTCACTCCGCCCGCGCGGCCGAACGTCTTCTTCTACGACTACGCCGCTCAACGCGCCTACGCGGGCAAGCACTACGAGGCGATGCCGCACAAGAGCGCCGCGAGCCGGAACATCGGGCACTACATCGCCTACAAGGAGGGCTTCGACGTCGTCGTCGCACTCGACTTCGACTGCCGGACTCGTCCTGGTTGGCTGGCCTCTCACCTGGAGGCACTGGGAAAGGTGGTCGAGGCGCCGGCCCTCGCCCCAACCGTGCCGGGCGGCTGGGTCAACTCGATCGACCAGACCTTCACCGACGGGCAGGCGGTGTACGCGCGCGGCTTTCCCTACGAACTGCGCACCCCCGAGTTGGCCGGGGTCGAACAGACCACCGCCACCGGTGAGGTCAAACTCAACATGGGTGTGTGGGATGGCGTGCTGGACCTCAACGGGGTCGACAAGTTGTACGGCGGCGAGCCCGGCGATCCCGGTGTCGCTGCAGGAACCAACCGGATCGCGCTGGGAAACATACCGGTGTGCGGCATGAACACCGCGTTCGCGGCCGAGCTGACTCCGGCGTACTACTTCCTGCCGGACGTCTGGGTGAACGGCTGGCAGCTGAGCCGGCACGACGACATCTGGGGCGGTTACGTCGTCAAGAAGCTGATGGACCTGCGTGGCGACCTGTTCGCGTTCGGTGCGCCGGTGGTCGAGCACACCAAGCAGACCCGGCTGGAACGCGTGGTCGTCCTGGAACAGTGGATGCACCTGATGTCGGTACCGTTCTACGAGCTCGTGGACGAGGCGGTCGCCGAGGTCTCGCCGGGGCCCTACGCGCAGATGTTCGCGCACTTCGTGGAGGAGTTCCGCGACGTCGTGGGTGCCAGCCGAGCCCCTGTGCACTACCGCGCCGTGTTCGCCGAACTGGGTGACTGGATGGCCCGCTGGGCGGGAGCGTTCGCGTGAACGCGGTCCGGGAGGTACCGATCCTCGGTGTGGTCGGCGCGGGCACGCTGGGCGTCAGCCTGGTACAGGCCGGCCTCGCCGCGGGGTCGCCGGTCACGGTGCTGGTCCGCGGCGGCGAGGAAGGCGCGGCGAGCAGGCGCCGGGGGATTGCCCGCGCGTTGCAGCGGGATGTCGACCGAGCCGCGCTTCGGCCCGACCAGGCGCGGCTGCGGCTGGACCGCCTGCGGGTGACCACGGATCCGGCCGACCTCGCCGGGGCCGAGGTCGTACTGGAGAGCGTTCCCGAGAACGTCGCCGCCAAGCGTGCGGTGATCGCCACGGTCGAGTCCGTTGTGGACGGGAACTGCCTCATCGCCAGCACCACGTCGAGCATTCCCGCGGCCACCCTTGCGGTGGGTGCCCGCCGCCCGGAGCGGATCGTGGTGACCCACTACTGCTGGCCGGCCCACCGGATGCCGCTGGTCGAAGTGGCCCTGCACGCCCGCTGCGACGCGACGGCAAAGCAGCGGCTGGAGTGGCTGCTGGCCAGTCAGGGCAAGCAGTGGCTACGGACAGCCGACCGGCCAGGTTTCCTGACCACCAGGGCGCTCTTCGCGTACTGGGACGGAGCGATCCGGCTGCTCTGCGAGGGGTATGACGCTGCCGCGGTGGACGAGGCGCTGGAGAGGTACGGCTGGCCCCTCGGCCCGTTCCGCGTCATGGACGCCGCCGGCGTGCGCAGCGTGGTTCGGATCAACCAGTGGCTGGCACCCTTGCTGGGCAACCGGTTCACTGCGCTCGCACTGCTGTCCGGGATGGTCGACGCGGGGCTGGACACCTTCTACCACCGAGACTCAGACGGCAGGCGACGCTCGCGTCCGGAGATCGGTGACCACCTGTGGGGCCTGACGGGCGGCACAGCGCCCCGCCAGGCCGGCACCCCACTGCTGGCACGGGTCATGAACGCGCTCGCCCACGAGGTGACGCTCGCTGTGGCGGAGGGCGTGCTGCCCTCATGCGAGGACGCGGCCGCGGCGTACGACCTGGCCTTCGGATTCACCGGCCCGAACGGCGGGCTGCGGGCATGGATGACCGACGTCGCGATCCCGGGTCCCGGAAGCTCCCCATCGGCGCCAGGTCGGCCGTTCCTGGCCGGCGCCACATCGACCCGACACGGATCGGAGCAACCATGTCCTTCGTGATCCTTGGGACGGGGAGCGACCTGCCCCCGAAGATCGTGTCCAACGAGGACATCGAGCGGGCAAGCACGGACTACGACCCGGTTCGTGCGCGGCAGAGCCTGCACGAGTGGGTGATGCAGCGCGCCGGGGTGGCGACGCGGCACCGGCTGGACAACGGCGAGGGCACCTCCGACATGTCCGTGCGGGCGGCCCGGCGGGCGCTCGCCGACGCTGGAGTCGCTCTCGACGAGATCGACCTGCTCGTCCTCGGCACGTTCACCTCCGACAGCCGGCTGCCTTCGACGGTCAGCCTGGTCCAACAGGCCCTCGGCGGCAGGGCGAAGTGCCTGCAACTGGAGACCGCCTGCACCGGCTTCGTCGACTCGCTGCTGGTCGCGACCTCGGTCATGTCCGCCGCCGGTTACCGCACCGCGTTGGTCATCACGACCGAGGCGATGTCGGCGGTGACCGATCCGGAGCGGTTCATGTACCAGGCGATCTTCGGTGACGGAGCGGCGGCCGTGGTCATTCGCGACCTGCCCGGCTCCAGCTACGGGATCGAGGCCCTGTGCACCCACACCGACGCCACGCACTGTGAGTGGACCTGGGTCCCGGGCGGCGGGACGAAGCATCCGATCACCGCCGAGGTGCTGGCCGACCGCAGCCAGTACGTGAGTCTGGACACAAAGGCCATCTACCGCTTCGCCGTGGAGAAGATGGTCGATGCGACCCACGAGGTGCTCGACACCAAGGGGCTCAGCATCGAAGACGTCGACTGGCTCATCCCGCACCAGACGGGCGCGAACATCATCGCCGAGGTGGTCGAGCAGCTGAAGATCCCGCCGGAACGGGTGATCACCTGTCTGGACCACACCGGGAACGTGTCCGGCGCGTCGGTGGCCATCGCGCTGGACGAGGCACGCGCGAGCGGTCGGCTGGCCGACGGCGACCGGATCGTGGTTCCGGTGGTCGGCGGCGGGATGGCCTGGGGCGCGGTCAGCTTCGTCTGGCGCCGGTCGGCGGCCGCCCGTGCGCAGGAACCGGAGAGGGCGGCGAGCTGAGATGTACGACAAGTACTACGACCAGGTGGAGATCGGCGACAGCGCCACCTACGGCGGTGTGCGGGTCACCGAGGAGTACATCAACCGCTTCGCCGACCTCACCGGTGACCATCACCCGCTCCACGTCGACCCGGAGTTCGCCGCGAGGTCCCGCTACGGACAACGGATCGCCCATGGCTTCCTGGTGCTTTCGCTCAGCGCGGGAATGTTCCCGATGAACCCGAAGACCGTGTTGGCCTTCTACGGGATGGACGGGGTTCGCTTCGTGAAGCCCACGTACATCGACGACACCCTCCGGGTGCGGCTCACCGTCACCGACAAGACCGACAAGCCTGCCGGAGGCGTCGTGCAGACCGCGCTGGAGATGGTCAACCAGCGCGACGAGGTGGTCGCGGTGGCCACCATGCGGATCCTGGTGGCACGCAGCCCGATCCGGGTCGAGGTGGCGGGATGAGCGGAGCGGGCGTGGCCCGGACCCGGCGCCCGTACACCTGGCCGCCACTGCGGTTCTACAACTCGGTCGCCGATCGGGTGCCCCGGCTGGCCAGGCCGCTCGGCACCGTGCCGGAGCTGCAGGCGGCGGCACTCTCGGTGGCCGGGCCGCCTCCCGGGCAGCGGGGCGACGGCGACTTCGGC encodes:
- a CDS encoding SDR family oxidoreductase — encoded protein: MKMLATGSAGMLGSALVPTLVRAGHDVVATDIDLTDTHPWGSAGPRLLWLDVRDRLAVRNAVREHRPDLLLHLAAETSLELSDANPDHAFMTNTVATKYVALEARRAGIPMTYISTAGVFDGEKLTPYTEFDQPNPLNIYGKSKYEGELVVRELLDEYYVIRAGWMVGGGPRKDHKFVARIINQLRDGATRVYAVTDKLGTPTYAPDFAECFLGLVGSELYGLYHMACGGEGSRYDVVARMLEVLGRDDVELVPVTSEHFAAEFPSVRPRSEIMRNLVLDLQGMNTMRPWPEALEEYLTVNFADLVAAVRIA
- a CDS encoding class I SAM-dependent methyltransferase — encoded protein: MSGTDQAHRGDAHGHTISDHGRRIDGHGLMIEDRHDHEAETYDAMARELLATWTDDDYRVDPARIPFPNREHVDYLTAAVDQLRPLAGKRILEVGAGGGSLAVWLAQQGAEVVGIDVSAGILEVARKRAKVNDVAGSTTFVHCPVERFDPRAAGLDHDRYDAIIGNNVVHHFDRHAAMASLCRLLAPGAVAVFCEPVLFAPEWVRSVRNSRLVTRRFPPHTHTPDERSLGEEDFAIMRRWFRHVQWQPFQLLARLQNFVELSDRTWNALESMDRTILRCVPFSRRACRMVVVTLALPREEIR
- a CDS encoding glycosyltransferase family 2 protein — translated: MTGTRPDLTTVVVNWNTRDLLDDCLRSVYEATPHGLTNHVVVVDNGSTDGSAEHLRSHWPQVDLVANDENVGFCRANNQALRITESPYVLLINTDARLEPGGIDGMLGYLRDDPTCAVVGPRLVYGDGTFQRWTAGQPFTLRTLANYLLGLERLLPGRPGAAGIYLGRDTDRAFQPGWVSSAVMMLRRSAIEQIGLLDERIFVYMDDVDLCQRARDAGWNVWYAADVTATHFMGASSRRAPGRASPEALRALNRWFVRRHGHAAGVVLRGLEVAGFGGRALAYVGLAVVTRSPGRSSALSQMRVHATRLRLALEPIDVRN
- a CDS encoding MaoC family dehydratase, which encodes MYDKYYDQVEIGDSATYGGVRVTEEYINRFADLTGDHHPLHVDPEFAARSRYGQRIAHGFLVLSLSAGMFPMNPKTVLAFYGMDGVRFVKPTYIDDTLRVRLTVTDKTDKPAGGVVQTALEMVNQRDEVVAVATMRILVARSPIRVEVAG
- a CDS encoding 3-oxoacyl-ACP synthase III family protein produces the protein MSFVILGTGSDLPPKIVSNEDIERASTDYDPVRARQSLHEWVMQRAGVATRHRLDNGEGTSDMSVRAARRALADAGVALDEIDLLVLGTFTSDSRLPSTVSLVQQALGGRAKCLQLETACTGFVDSLLVATSVMSAAGYRTALVITTEAMSAVTDPERFMYQAIFGDGAAAVVIRDLPGSSYGIEALCTHTDATHCEWTWVPGGGTKHPITAEVLADRSQYVSLDTKAIYRFAVEKMVDATHEVLDTKGLSIEDVDWLIPHQTGANIIAEVVEQLKIPPERVITCLDHTGNVSGASVAIALDEARASGRLADGDRIVVPVVGGGMAWGAVSFVWRRSAAARAQEPERAAS
- a CDS encoding 3-hydroxyacyl-CoA dehydrogenase family protein translates to MNAVREVPILGVVGAGTLGVSLVQAGLAAGSPVTVLVRGGEEGAASRRRGIARALQRDVDRAALRPDQARLRLDRLRVTTDPADLAGAEVVLESVPENVAAKRAVIATVESVVDGNCLIASTTSSIPAATLAVGARRPERIVVTHYCWPAHRMPLVEVALHARCDATAKQRLEWLLASQGKQWLRTADRPGFLTTRALFAYWDGAIRLLCEGYDAAAVDEALERYGWPLGPFRVMDAAGVRSVVRINQWLAPLLGNRFTALALLSGMVDAGLDTFYHRDSDGRRRSRPEIGDHLWGLTGGTAPRQAGTPLLARVMNALAHEVTLAVAEGVLPSCEDAAAAYDLAFGFTGPNGGLRAWMTDVAIPGPGSSPSAPGRPFLAGATSTRHGSEQPCPS